Below is a window of Leuconostoc gasicomitatum LMG 18811 DNA.
CAAATGTTTCTGGTATTGGCTGGCTTTCTTTTTATTAGTGCTGTAATTTTATATATTTTAGACATGCTTTTTTTATCATATACGAGTATTGGGAAAAAACGAGTTGATAAATATACTGAAAAATTATAATAATACCCTTCTATTTTTTGAACACTGTAAAGGTAATTTTTTAAAGATTTTAAAATATGAGCTGATACACAGCTGGCATATCTTAGTGGGTATCAGCTCATCATGCTCATAATTACTTCAAACAGCAGTAAATCAGAAATAGTCGACGTTTTAAATGTTGATCCTGTGTTTTCAATTATACGTCCTGAAAACGGGTATAGGATACCAAAATGGAGGGAAAAAGTTTCTGTTATACTTAACATCACTATCATAACTTGTTTCTTTTTTGAATGTTTTATTGATAGGGTTGCTTGATCGAAGCATTAAATAGTGTGTTCATATCATTAATGATTTTACAATTCATACTAACTTTATTTTAAGTTTGTGTATCAAATAAAAAAGAAATTCAAGTTAAGGACATGTTTTTATGGGCAAGGCAGTATCTTAAATTTATCAAGTAAGAAGTAAACTAATTATTAGAAATCATAAGTTAATTTGCCTTTTAGGTAGTATGAAATAATTTTATTTATTATACAGTAACAAAAAGTCCTCTTCAGGCTGTGGTGGCAGAGTTATAATGGAGTGTAGATGCAGAAGGATTAGGGTTCCGTAGAAATGAAAGGATTGGTTCTTGATATGAAAGAAAACAATATTCTATCTGATATCAATAAGTTATTAGCAGATAATATTAGTCAGGACGAACGAGAAATTTTAAGTCATGCTAAAAAAGAACTAGAAAAAAAATCATCCTTTCCTAGGATCATTTCAGACCTCAGAGGAGAATTAACACCTTTAGCCGTAAGCCAGAAACTTTCTAAGAACGTTGGCACACTTTATCTAAAAATTAATAGTCATGAATTTCAAAGTAAAAATTTCGGAGGCGGGCTTATTATGGGTTGGGGCCAGACGTTTTAATCCTTAACACAATACAGCTTATTCAAACTAAAAAACACCAGTTTTACTGAAATTGCTGAAAGGCTTGTTTTCGACCAGTTAAGTGCTTGGTTAATTCTGACAATTTGCCATTTATAACAAGGGAAAATGTATTAATGAAAAAAGCAAAAAAAATTTACTTACCGAAATATCGTGCTACAAATATAGCGCTAATATCGTTTATTTTAATGGCAACAGCTTTTTTTAAAAATAGATCGTTAAATATTTTTTTGGCGATAATATTATCTATTTGTGTTGCTGGAATAATTTATTTTCTGTATTATATGTATTTAACTAAAACAAAAATGGGTAAACGCTATATACAAAAATTAAAAGAAAATGTCGAAAAAAAGTAGGCATTATTTTGATAAATATTAAGTTAAACTAAACCAATCATTTGGACAAATCCATGTCCAAATGATTGGTTTTTATTTTTTAATCGTTTATTTAACTAAAATAATCACTGTGTTCTTGCTTTTGATGTAGAAATTATTACAATGATGACACTTAAAATTGACCAAGTTGAAACTGCTTAATTTGTGCAATGTGAACAAATTTAACGTAATTATTGTTTATTGTGTTTATTTCGTGTATGATTATTTTTAATCTCTAGTTAATGTTGTAATTGCTTTATTGTTATTTAACCGGTTAATAGCTATATAAACATAATCAGTATAATTAGAAATGATTAGTTATTTTTCATAATATCTTCATTGATGCAGTAGGAGGCGTTTTATGAATAGTTTTTTTCAACCACACCTTATCTGGCAGTATTTTCCTGATGTACTATCTGCTTTGCCAGTGACATTACTACTAACACTGGTATCAACAATAATTGGTGTGATTGTTGGTGCCGGAATCGCATATGTCAAAATGGAGAACACGCCATTTTTGAAGCAAATTGCGGCAGTCTTTACCTCGTTTATCCGTGGCACACCAATTTTGATACAAATGTTTTTGGTTTATTACGGGTTACCGTTTTTCCTAGGTTATGTTGGTATTGATGCAGACGATGTTAACGCGCTCGTCTATCTATTTATCACCTATGGCTTAAATATGGCAGCATTTCTATCGGAAATTATTCGTGCAGCATTAGAAAGTGTTCCTGCCACACAACGTGAAGCAGCTTTAACTTCAGGCTACACCAAGAGGCAAATGTACTTTAAAATTATTTTCCCTCAAGCAGTAATTATTGCCATGCCAAGCTTTGCGACAATGGTGATATCTTTACTACAAGATACATCACTGGCGTTCACAATTGGTGTGATAGATGTTGTTGGAAAGGCTAAAGCTTTGGGTACTGCAACATTTCATACTGTAGAGGCTTACATTAGTGCCATGATTATATTTGTCATTTTAAGTTTCATTTTGGAAAGATTATTCCGTTGGATTGAGAAGCGAAGTAACTATTCTTCTCGTCAGATGCCAATTGTAGCCACTAATCCAGTCATACCTGTCATTGAAGCGCCAAAAACGAGTTAAACAGAACACACTGTAATTAAGTTTAAGAAGAGAGTTAGTATAGGGAGAATTATTATGAAAGATAAAACACGCAGTCATAAAGGATTATGGATTGGTCTAGGAGTCGTTATCATTGCTATTATTGGCGTTATGTTTTTTCGCCACACAGGAACAAGCACTCAGTCGTCTTCTAAAGTGCAAATCATTAAGGTCGGTTCAGGAAACGATGGGCAACCCTTTGCTTACTTAGATAAAGATGGTAAGCCGGCTGGTATGGATATTGCATTACTTCAGGCAATTGATAAAAAGTTACCACAGTATAAATTCAAGTTAACATTGTCTGATTTCCCAACGATGATTACTAATTTAAAGGCCGGTAAAACAACGATGGCGATGTATCAAGTTGAACAAAATGCCGAACGTAAAGAGAACTTTAAATTTGGTACAGTTGGTTATACTGTCTGGGATACCTTATTAGCTACTAAAAAATCTGCTGGTGTGCTAGATTCATTTGCCGATGCTAAAGGTAAAAAATTGTATGTGACTAATTCTACCAACCAAGCAACTTTAACAGATGCCTATTTAAAGAAAAATGCTGATGCTTATTCTGTTGTACGCGGTACCTATACGATGGAACAGGTGGCACAAGGATTAAACTCAGGTCAGTTTAATGTTTATCCTGCGCCA
It encodes the following:
- a CDS encoding amino acid ABC transporter permease; the protein is MNSFFQPHLIWQYFPDVLSALPVTLLLTLVSTIIGVIVGAGIAYVKMENTPFLKQIAAVFTSFIRGTPILIQMFLVYYGLPFFLGYVGIDADDVNALVYLFITYGLNMAAFLSEIIRAALESVPATQREAALTSGYTKRQMYFKIIFPQAVIIAMPSFATMVISLLQDTSLAFTIGVIDVVGKAKALGTATFHTVEAYISAMIIFVILSFILERLFRWIEKRSNYSSRQMPIVATNPVIPVIEAPKTS
- a CDS encoding transporter substrate-binding domain-containing protein; the encoded protein is MKDKTRSHKGLWIGLGVVIIAIIGVMFFRHTGTSTQSSSKVQIIKVGSGNDGQPFAYLDKDGKPAGMDIALLQAIDKKLPQYKFKLTLSDFPTMITNLKAGKTTMAMYQVEQNAERKENFKFGTVGYTVWDTLLATKKSAGVLDSFADAKGKKLYVTNSTNQATLTDAYLKKNADAYSVVRGTYTMEQVAQGLNSGQFNVYPAPKYSIDLLNRQFKTNLVYGKAVNHSNAYPLFNKKADPKFIKAVNKAMAELKADGTLKKLSNQWLKGDYVPKD
- a CDS encoding bacteriocin immunity protein; its protein translation is MKENNILSDINKLLADNISQDEREILSHAKKELEKKSSFPRIISDLRGELTPLAVSQKLSKNVGTLYLKINSHEFQSKNFGGGLIMGWGQTF